A window of Cystobacter fuscus DSM 2262 genomic DNA:
CCCGGGGACGTGCTTCCACGCCCCCCACCGGTTTTGAAGACCGGGCCAGCCACCAGGTCCAGTGGTCCTACCGCGCGCGATTACCGCCACGAGCGCGGTGCTCCGTCAACGCCCGCGTCTCAGTCCAGCCCCCGCTGCCACAGGTCCTCCTCGTCGAGCCCCATCAAGTGTCCGACCTCGTGCATCACCGTGATGCCGATCTGCTCGATGAGCTCCTCGCGCGTCCGGGCGAAGCGCTCCAGGTTCTTCTGGTACAGCACGATGGAGGCCGGGTAGGGGTCGAACGTGCCCAGGATGCTGTGGCGCTCGCCCACCGGCGAGCCCCGGAACACCCCCAGGATGCACGGGGAGAGGGGAGGGGACTCGCCCATCAAGTCCTCGTCCTTGGGAATCTCCTCCACCGCGAGCGTCACGTTGTCCAGGTACTCCTTCACGTGTCTCGGCAGTGCCTTCACCGCGTCCTCGACGGCCTTGTCGAACGCCTCCTCCCCCAGCTCCACCGGGGGCGGGAACTCCTCGGGCGCCAGGGCGCGCGCCCTCGCGAAGTGCCCGAGCGCCCCCTTGCCATCCCCCCGCCGCTCCGCCAGCAGCCCCAGGTAGTGGTGCGCCCACGGCTCGTCCGGCGCATCGCCCAACAGCTCCTCGAGCGCCGCGTCCGCCTCGCCGAAGCGGCACAGCTCGAACAGGGCAATGGTCCGCTCCAGCCTCGCCTCCACCGAGCGCGGCACATGCCCGAGCGCCGCCTCCAGGCTCGTCAGCGCCCGCGCACATTCCCCTACCTGATTGAGTCCAATGCCCTCCCACAAGAGGAACTCGAAGAGCAGCTCAACGTCCCCGGCGCGCTGGGCGAGCTTGCGTCCGCGGGCGCACAGGGCGAGCCCGTCCTCCACCGCCTCGCGATCGTCTCCCACCCGGCCCACCAGGCATTCAGTGGCCGACAGCAGCAGCTCCATGTCATCCGGGGCGACCTTCACGGCGCGCGAGTAGGTCTCCAGGGCCTCGTCGAGCCGTCCCAGCTCGGTGAGGGCCGCCGCGCGCCAGTGCAGGGCCTCGGTGAGAGAGTCGTCCTCGGCCAGCAGCGCGTCCGCTCCGGCCAGGGCCTCCTGGTGGGCGCCCCGGTCGAAGGCCGCCGCCACCCCCTCGAGCCGGGCCTCCCAATCCGCCGGCGCCCCCCGCTTCGACGTCCGCTTCCCCATGCTCGGCGACATACGAATCCCTTCCGCGCGTTGTCAACGTAGCTCTCGGCTGTTACCTTCCGCCCCCTCCGCACACCGCTCATAAGGGTCCGTGAACATTCTGGTCGTGGATGATGATGTCGAGCTGTGCACCCTGCTCTCGCGCTTCCTCGAGAAGCACGGGTACACCGTCTATTCCGCGTCCGATGCCCTGCAGGCCCTGGACATCCTCGAGCGCCATGACGTGGGGCTCATCATCAGCGACTACCGGATGCCCCACATGGACGGCATCCAGTTCACGGGGATGCTCAAGGCGGACCCCCGGCACCAGGGCACCTCCGTCATCCTCATGACGGGCAACGCCGATGGCAACGTGCAGGACAAGGGCCTGCGCAAGGGCGTGGCGATGACCCTGGAGAAGCCCCTGGACTTCAACCAGCTGCTCAACCTGGTGCGTTTCGCCGAGTAGCGCTCGGGGCGCCCGGGCGTCCCGCCGGCCGTCCGCTCCCCCACATGTCAGCCGTTCCGTGTTGACAACCCCGGACCGTCTCTTATTTTGGCGCTCGCCTGGGTCGAGTGCTAACTCAAGGGCTCCTGGCCCACGACGTACATTCATTAATTTTTTCAGGAGGTTACGATGGCAGCGAAGGAGATTTTCTTCCACCAGTCGGCGCGCGAGGCGATTCTGCGGGGTGTGCGGATCCTCTCGGACGCGGTGGCGGTGACGCTCGGTCCCAAGGGCCGCAACGTGGTCATCGAGAAGTCGTTCGGCTCGCCCACGGTGACCAAGGACGGTGTGACGGTCGCCAAGGAGATCGATCTCGAGAACCGGTTCGAGAACATGGGCGCCCAGATGGTCAAGGAGGTCGCCTCCAAGACCAGCGACAAGGCGGGTGACGGCACCACGACGGCGACGGTGCTCGCGCGCGCCATCTACGAGGAGGGCCTGAAGCTGGTGGCCGCGGGCCACAGCCCGATGGACCTCAAGCGCGGCATCGACAAGGCCGTCGAGGTGGTGGTGGCGGAGCTCAAGAAGCTCTCCAAGAGCACCGCCGACAAGAAGGCCATTGCCCAGGTGGGCACCATCTCCGCCAACGGCGACGAGACGATTGGCAACATCATCGCCGATGCCATGGAGAAGGTGGGCAAGGAGGGCGTCATCACGGTGGAGGAGGCCAAGGGCCTGGAGACCACCCTGGACGTGGTCGAGGGCATGCAGTTCGACCGCGGCTACCTCTCGCCCTACTTCGTGACGAACCGCGAGCGCATGGAGACGGTGCTCGAGGACGCCTACATCCTCATCAGCGAGAAGAAGGTCTCGTCGATGCAGGACATGATCCCCATCCTCGAGCAGGTGGCGCGCGCGGGCAAGCCGTTGCTCATCATCGCCGAGGACGTGGAGGGCGAGGCGCTGGCCACGCTGGTGGTGAACAAGATCCGCGGCGTGCTCAACGTGGCGGCGGTGAAGGCGCCGGGCTTCGGTGACCGTCGCAAGGAGCTGCTCAAGGACCTGGCCACGCTGACGGGCGGCTCGGTGGTGAGCGAGGAGCTGGGCCACAAGTACGACGCCCTGACGCTCAACGACCTGGGCCGCGCCAAGCGCATCACCATCGACAAGGACAACACCACGATCGTCGACGGCGCGGGCAAGCGCGAGGAGATCGAGGGCCGCATCAAGCTCATCCGCTCGCAGACGGAGACGACCACGAGCGACTACGACCGCGAGAAGCTGCAGGAGCGGCTGGCGAAGCTGGCCGGCGGCGTGGCGGTCATCCACGTGGGCGCGGCGACCGAGACGGAGATGAAGGAGAAGAAGGCGCGCGTCGAGGACGCCCTGCACGCGACCCGCGCGGCCGTGGAGGAGGGCATCGTCCCCGGCGGTGGCGTGGCCTACCTGCGCTGCCTCCCGGCGCTGGAGAAGCTCAAGCTGGGCGGTGAGCAGGACTTCGGCGTGGACATCATCAAGAAGGCCCTGCAGGAGCCGCTGCGCAAGATCGCCAGCAACGCGGGCCTCGAGGGCCCCGTCATCATCAACAAGGTGCGCGAGGGCCAGGGCGCGTACGGCTACAACGCCCGCACGGACGTGTTCGAGGACCTGGAGAAGGCCGGCGTCATCGATCCGACGAAGGTGGAGCGCACCGCGCTGCAGAACGCCGCCTCGGTCGCCTCGCTGCTGTTGACCACGGAGGCCATGGTGGCCGAGCGCCCGAAGAAGAAGGGCAAGGGCGCGTCGGCCGGTGGCACGCCGGACTACGGCGGCGATGACATGGACTACTGAGCCGCTCGTCCCCACGGGCTCATGAGGTTCGCGGCCCCGGGTACCTCCCTCACGGGAAGGTGCTCGGGGCCGTGGTTTTTCATGGTGGACGCTGGGGGCGCTCAGGTGGCGCGGAGCAGGCGGGACAGCTCGCGGCTGAGCTCCGGCGTCTCCAGCTCCCGGGGCAGGCACCCGGAGGCGCCGGCGCGCAGCGACTCCAGCATCGTCTCCTGGGAGAGGTACTCGGCGAGCACCACGAAGGGTGCCCCCTGACTCAGCTGTCTCGCCAGGGCGAGGGCCTGCCGTCCATGGGCGGCGGCGAGGTCCCAGCTCACCACCACGGCGGCGGGAGGCTCGACGGGAGATTCGGCCGCGGGCTCGGCGGGGGCGGTGGCGAGCACCCGAGCCTCCAACCCCAGCAGGGCGAGCGCCTCGGTGAGCCGTCGCGCGGAGACCGGGCTGTCCTCGAGCACGTCCACGCGGCGGTTGCCGGGGCGCAGTCCCCGGGGGAGCGGGGCGGCGCCGGTGAGGGCCTCGCGCAGCCGGACGCGCACCTCGCGGATGTCGTCGAAGGGCTTGAGCAGGTAGTCGAGCAGTCCGAGCTCGAGCGCCTCCTGGGCCGTCACGAGCGAGGGGTAGCCCGTCATGAGGATGACGCGGGAGTGGGGATCGAGCTGGCGGGCGCGTCGCGCGAGCTCCAGGCCCGACAGGCCCGGCAGGTTCTTGTCGGTGAGGATGAGGTCCACGCGCCCGCGCTCCAGGAGCGCGAGGGCATCCTCGGTGTGGGCTGCCTCGAGCACCTCGCACTCCCGGCCCATCAAGTCCTTGAAGACGCTGCGGATGATCTCCTCGTCATCCACCACCAGCAGGCGGCGGCGGAGCGTGGCCGGGGCGGGGGAGGGCGAGAGGGGCGCGGGCGCCGGGAGGGTGGCGGGCGTCGGCTCCGGGGGAGGGAAGCGGACACGGAAGACGGTGGTGGGGGCGGGCTGGAGGGACAGCACCGAGGGCGGGACGATCTCGAGCTGGGCGTGGTGCTCCTGCGCGATGCGGCGGCACACCGCGAGCCCGAGCCCCGTGCCGCGCTTGCTGCCCGTCACATAGGGCTCGAAGAGGCGGGGAAGCACGGCGTCCGGGATGCCCCGGCCCCAGTCGGCCACGTACATCACCGGCGCGCGGTCCTCGTGCGTGAGCACCACCTTCACCAGCCCGCGCCCCGTCACCGCGTCGCGCGCGTTGTTGAGCAGGTTGAGGGCGAGCTGCTCCAACAGCCGGCCATTGCCGTGGACGGTGAGCTCCTCGCGGGCCTCCACCTCGAGGTGGATGCGCGCGGAATCGGGGTTGAGGGCGAAGGCGCGCGTGGCGGCCTGCACGTGCGCCACCAGCGACACGGCTTGTTGGGGAGCGGGGCGCTCGCTGGCCAGGCGCGTGAAGTCGGAGATGATCTGCTCCATCCGCTCCACCTGGGCGAGCATCTGCCGCAGGGCGCCGCGCGAGCCGATCTCCTCGGTGAGCATCTGGGTATAGGCCTTCACGCCGAGCAACGGCTGACGCAGCTCGTGCAGCACCTCGGCGGCGAGCTGGGTGGAGCCCTGGCGGGTGCGTTGCAGCTCCGCGGCGGCGGCCCTGGCGGCCCGCAGGTCACCAGCCTCCAGGGCCTGGAGCAGAAGCGCGAGCGGAGCCGGGGTGTCCATGGCGTCTCAGCATGACCGAGCCGCTGGCCTGGCCGCAAACGCGGGGGGCCTGGATTCCGAGGCCCGGCGTCGCCTGGGGCGGGCCCCTGGCTGGCCGCTCGTCCTGGACTCAGCCGCCGGTGGGCTGGCTGTGGCGTGCCGGAGGCGTGGCCTCCAGATTCTCGCCGGCCAGGTACACGACGTTCCGGCTGCCCTTCTTGCCCCGGTACATGGCCCGATCCGCCAGATCCAGCAGCGTGGCCTTGTCCTGGGTGTGCTCGGGGAAGCTGGCCACGCCGATGCAGGTGGACAGCGACAGCGCATGGCCCTCGGGGACGAGGAAGCGGTGCTTCTCCACGGCGCGGCGGATGCGCTCGGCCACCTTCAGGGCCGCGCTCGAGTCGGTGCCGCGCAGCAGCACCACGTACTCGTCCCCGCCGTAGCGCACCGCCACGTCGCGATCCCTCACGCACCCCTTGAGCACGTGCGCCATCTCCACGAGCAGCTGCGAGCCCATGAGGTGGCCGAGGGTGTCGTTGACTGTCTTGAAGTAGTCCAGGTCCAGGAAGAGCAGGCTGAAGGCGCCGTGGGTCTGCTGGGCGCTCTTCACCTCGCGGTCCAGCACCAGGTGCAGGTAGCGGGTGTTGAAGAGGTGGGTGAGGTCGTCCAGGTAGGCCAGATCCTCCACCTGGGCGAGACGGCCCTGGTTGCGCAGGGCGAGCGCGAGGCTGCGCGCCAGGAAGCTCGTGGCCTCGGCGATGTCCGAGGGAGGCCGGGAGGGGTAGAGCAGCAGGGCGCACCCGAGCAGATCCTCCCCATCCTGCGCGGGGACGGCCAGACCGCAGGGCCAGGCGCCGGGCAGTCCCTCCAAGAGACGCGCCTCGCTCAACGTCGGCAGGTACGGGGCGAGCCGGGTCAGGAGCGTGTTCTCGTGGGAGGAGCCCATCAGGTTCTGCGTGCCCAGCACCCGCGCCTTGCCCTGGGCATCGCGCTGCACGAGCATCACCGCGCTGGCCGCGGCCAGGCCGACGAAGGCCGCGCACGTGGTCGTCACCAACCGGCCACGATCGAGCGTGGTGGAGATGCGCTGTCCGGTTTCCAACAGCGAGACGTAGCGGCGCAACGCGGCGTTCTCCTGCAGCAGCTCGCGCGTGGCGAGCGCCCGGTTCACCGCGTGCTGGAGGACCTCGGGGGCCACGGGCTTGACGAGGTACTCCGCGGCGCCGCTCTTGAGGGCGCGTACCGCGGGGTCCACCTTGTCCAGGCCGGTGATGACCACCACCTCGATGCCCGGGTGGTGCTCCTTGGTGTAGCGCAGCACCTCCATGCCACTGCCCTCGGGCAGCAGCAGGTCCGTCACCACCACGTCGTAGCGACCGTGCTCCAGGGCCTCCTTGGCCTCGGCGATGGTGGCGACCGTGGAGACCTCATGGCCCACTCCCCGCAGGGAGTCCCCATAGAGGACCCGAGCCATCTTGTCGTCATCGACGAGGAGGAGACGCGCCATCGCACGCGGGGCTTAGCACCAAGGTCCCAACGCTGCTAGCCTGCCCGGGTGCCCCTCTTCGAAAGCGGACGCCGGCTCTGTCTTCTGTTGGAAGCGGGCGGCACGCGCTTCAGCGTCGAGGCCACCTCCGTCACGGAAGTGGCCGCACCGGACCCCGACCAGACGAGCCTGCGCGGCGTGCTGGAGGTTCAGGATCTCTCGGTGCTGCTGGGGGGAGAGCCCGAGCCGACCCCCGGCATGGTCGTGGTGCTGGACGTGAGCCCCACGTTGGCGGTGCGCGTGAGTTCCGTCGTCGAGGTGGCCGACGTGACCCGGGCCGTCCACTTCGTGCTGCCCTCGGGGTTGGGCGACTCGCTGGCCGCGCTCAGCCACAGCGCGGTCATGCACAAGGGGCGGCTGTACCTGGAGCTCGGCGCGGACGTGCTGCCCCACGAGCCCGGCGTCGTCACGCCTCCCCCCCTGCCTACCCTCCACCTGTTCGGCTTTCCCCCCGAGCGCTCGCTCGTCTTCGAGTCCCAGGGGCGGCTGTTCGGTCTGCCGCTGCCCTTCATCTCCCAGGTGGTGATGCGCGGCGAGTCCTTCAGCGCGCTGCCCGGACGGGGAGGCGCCATCGCGGGGCTCATGCCCCATGGTCAGGTGCTCTGGCCCCTCTACTCGGTGCCGGCGCTGCTGGGGGGCCGGGCCGCCGCGGAGGACTTCCTGGTGCTCGCCGAGGTGGAAGGACGTACCCTGGGCCTGTGCGCCTCGCGGGTGATTGGTGTCTACCCGCGCTTCGATCCCACCGGAAACCCGGGGGAGTTCACCGTCACCGGTGTGCCGGACCCCATCCTCTTCGTGGACCTGTGGCGCATGTTTTCCTGAACCCCGCTTGTTTTCTTGAAGGCGTGGGTAGGCAACCGTAAGCTGCCCGGCCTGCCGGTGGCACGTGACGTGCCCCCGTTCACCGAATTCTGAGGGGGGAGTGCTCCCCCGAGGCCCGAACCGATGCCCAAGACTCTGCTGGTCGCCGATGATTCGCTCACCATCCGCAAGGTGATCGGGATGATCTTCGCGACCGAGGACTTCCAGGTCACCGCGGTCGACAACGGGCTGGACGCCATCAGCCGGTCGCGGGAGCTGCGCCCGGATGTGGTGCTCGCGGATGTGATGATGCCGGGCAAGAACGGCTACGAGGTCTGCGAGGCGCTCAAGCATGATCCGGCCACGCAGCACATTCCCGTGATGTTGCTGGCGGGCACCTTCGAGGCCTTCGACGAGGCCCGCTCGCGCGCCGCCCGGGCGGACGATCACATCACCAAGCCCTTCGAGAGCCAGGTCCTGCTGGACAAGGTCAAGACGCTGGTGGGTCAGAAGTCCAACACCATGCCCGCGTCCGCCGCCACGCAGGTGACGGCTCCCAGTCCCGTCGCCGCCCAGCCCCGTGCGCCCGCCGCCCCTCCGGGTCCTGGCGCGCCGCGTCCGCCCGGACCGGGTGCGCCGCCTCCGGGCATGGCCCGTCCGGGCGGTCCTCCGGGACCGGGTGCGCCGCCTCCGGGCATGGCCCGTCCAGGCATGCCAGGGCCTGGTGGGGCGCCTCCGGGCATGGCGCGGCCGGGCGGTCCTCCGGGACCGGGCGCTCCGCCTCCGGGCATGGCTCGGCCGGGCGGTCCTCCGGGACCGGGTGCGCCGCCTCCGGGCATGGGTCCGCGTCCGGGCATGCCGCCCGCGCCGGGGGCGCCGCTTCCGGGCATGGCTCGGCCGGGTATGCCGGGGCCTGGGGCTCCGCCTCCGGGCATGGCTCCGGGTGCGCGTCCGGGCATGCCGGGCCCTGGGGCTCCGCCTCCGGGCATGGCTCGGCCCGGTGGTCCTCCGGGACCGGGCGCTCCTCCTCCGGGCATGGCCGGCGGTCTGCCGCGTCCTCCCGGGGCCGCGCCGCTGCCGGGTGCCCCCGCGGGCCGGGGACGGGATCCCTTCGGCCTGGGAGGCGGCGCGCCGCAGCCCGCGCCCGTCGCGCCGCAGCCTGTCGAGGCCAATGGCCTGGAGGAGCTGTCGCTCGATGAGCCCATCGCTCCGGAGCCCGTCGCGGCCCCCGAGTACAGGCCCGCGGCGCCAGCCCCCTCCGCGCCTTCCGCCGATGGTGGCGAGGCGCTCCTGCGCGAGGCCCTCTCGAAGGCCTCCCGCGAGGTCATCGAGAAGATCGCCTGGGAAGTCGTTCCCCAGCTCGCCGAGACGATCATCCGCGAGGAGCTGGAGCGGCTCATCAAGGATCGCGAGACGAAGCACTGAGTGTCCAGCCCGCTCCATCCGTGGTTTTTCACCCCGACCGGCCCTCGTCGGGCCGGTCCTTTCACCGGCCCGTGGGGCCGGTTGTGTTTTTTCTATGAGCGACACGACCGAACTGCCGAAGTCCTATGACGCCAAGGAGGTCGAGGCCCGTTGGTATGCCTGCTGGCAGGAGCGCGGCTATTTCCGCGCCGACGCCGACGCCGACAAGCCCGCCTTCAGCATCGTGCTGCCTCCGCCCAACGTGACGGGTAGCCTGCACCTGGGCCACGCGCTCACCGCCACCATCCAGGACATCCTCGTGCGCTGGAAGCGCATGAGCGGCTTCAAGACGCTCTGGGTGCCGGGCACGGACCACGCCGGCATCGCCACGCAGATGGTGGTGGAGCGCGAGCTCAAGCAGACGGAGAAGAAGAGCCGCCATGACCTGGGCCGCGAGAAGTTCCTCGAGCGCGTCTGGGAGTGGAAGGACAAGTACGGCCAGCGCATCAACGAGCAGCAGAAGGTGCTCGGCGCCAGTCTGGACTGGAGCCGCGAGCGCTTCACCATGGATCCGGGCGTCTCGGCCGCCGTGCGCGAGGTCTTCGTGCGGCTGTACGAGGAGGGCCTCATCTACCGGGCCCAGAAGCTCATCAACTGGTGCCCCTCGTGCCTCACCGCGCTCAGCGACCTGGAGGTCGAGCACGAGGAGAAGCAGGGCTCGCTCTGGCACATCCACTACCCGGTGAAGGGCAGCGACCGGCGGCTCACCGTCGCCACCACCCGGCCGGAGACGATGCTCGGTGACACCGCCCTGGCCATCCACCCGGACGATCCGCGCTACCAGGGGCTCGCGGGCCAGACGGTGGTGCTGCCGCTGCTCGGCCGCGAAATCCCCATCATCGTCGACGCCGATCTGGTGGATCCCGCCTTCGGCACCGGCGTGGTGAAGGTGACGCCCGCCCACGACTTCAACGACTACCAGACGGGCCTGCGCCACAAGCTGCCGCAGATCAACATCCTGGATGAGGCCGCGCGCATCACCAGCGAGGGCGGCCCCTACGCGGGCATGGATCGCTACGCCGCGCGCAAGAAGATCGTCGAGGATCTCACCGAGCAGGGCCTGCTGGAGAAGGAGGAGCCGCACAAGCTGTCGGTG
This region includes:
- the sinK gene encoding hybrid histidine protein kinase/response regulator SinK, whose protein sequence is MDTPAPLALLLQALEAGDLRAARAAAAELQRTRQGSTQLAAEVLHELRQPLLGVKAYTQMLTEEIGSRGALRQMLAQVERMEQIISDFTRLASERPAPQQAVSLVAHVQAATRAFALNPDSARIHLEVEAREELTVHGNGRLLEQLALNLLNNARDAVTGRGLVKVVLTHEDRAPVMYVADWGRGIPDAVLPRLFEPYVTGSKRGTGLGLAVCRRIAQEHHAQLEIVPPSVLSLQPAPTTVFRVRFPPPEPTPATLPAPAPLSPSPAPATLRRRLLVVDDEEIIRSVFKDLMGRECEVLEAAHTEDALALLERGRVDLILTDKNLPGLSGLELARRARQLDPHSRVILMTGYPSLVTAQEALELGLLDYLLKPFDDIREVRVRLREALTGAAPLPRGLRPGNRRVDVLEDSPVSARRLTEALALLGLEARVLATAPAEPAAESPVEPPAAVVVSWDLAAAHGRQALALARQLSQGAPFVVLAEYLSQETMLESLRAGASGCLPRELETPELSRELSRLLRAT
- a CDS encoding metallopeptidase family protein, giving the protein MGKRTSKRGAPADWEARLEGVAAAFDRGAHQEALAGADALLAEDDSLTEALHWRAAALTELGRLDEALETYSRAVKVAPDDMELLLSATECLVGRVGDDREAVEDGLALCARGRKLAQRAGDVELLFEFLLWEGIGLNQVGECARALTSLEAALGHVPRSVEARLERTIALFELCRFGEADAALEELLGDAPDEPWAHHYLGLLAERRGDGKGALGHFARARALAPEEFPPPVELGEEAFDKAVEDAVKALPRHVKEYLDNVTLAVEEIPKDEDLMGESPPLSPCILGVFRGSPVGERHSILGTFDPYPASIVLYQKNLERFARTREELIEQIGITVMHEVGHLMGLDEEDLWQRGLD
- a CDS encoding chemotaxis protein CheW codes for the protein MPLFESGRRLCLLLEAGGTRFSVEATSVTEVAAPDPDQTSLRGVLEVQDLSVLLGGEPEPTPGMVVVLDVSPTLAVRVSSVVEVADVTRAVHFVLPSGLGDSLAALSHSAVMHKGRLYLELGADVLPHEPGVVTPPPLPTLHLFGFPPERSLVFESQGRLFGLPLPFISQVVMRGESFSALPGRGGAIAGLMPHGQVLWPLYSVPALLGGRAAAEDFLVLAEVEGRTLGLCASRVIGVYPRFDPTGNPGEFTVTGVPDPILFVDLWRMFS
- the groL gene encoding chaperonin GroEL (60 kDa chaperone family; promotes refolding of misfolded polypeptides especially under stressful conditions; forms two stacked rings of heptamers to form a barrel-shaped 14mer; ends can be capped by GroES; misfolded proteins enter the barrel where they are refolded when GroES binds), producing the protein MAAKEIFFHQSAREAILRGVRILSDAVAVTLGPKGRNVVIEKSFGSPTVTKDGVTVAKEIDLENRFENMGAQMVKEVASKTSDKAGDGTTTATVLARAIYEEGLKLVAAGHSPMDLKRGIDKAVEVVVAELKKLSKSTADKKAIAQVGTISANGDETIGNIIADAMEKVGKEGVITVEEAKGLETTLDVVEGMQFDRGYLSPYFVTNRERMETVLEDAYILISEKKVSSMQDMIPILEQVARAGKPLLIIAEDVEGEALATLVVNKIRGVLNVAAVKAPGFGDRRKELLKDLATLTGGSVVSEELGHKYDALTLNDLGRAKRITIDKDNTTIVDGAGKREEIEGRIKLIRSQTETTTSDYDREKLQERLAKLAGGVAVIHVGAATETEMKEKKARVEDALHATRAAVEEGIVPGGGVAYLRCLPALEKLKLGGEQDFGVDIIKKALQEPLRKIASNAGLEGPVIINKVREGQGAYGYNARTDVFEDLEKAGVIDPTKVERTALQNAASVASLLLTTEAMVAERPKKKGKGASAGGTPDYGGDDMDY
- a CDS encoding response regulator gives rise to the protein MPKTLLVADDSLTIRKVIGMIFATEDFQVTAVDNGLDAISRSRELRPDVVLADVMMPGKNGYEVCEALKHDPATQHIPVMLLAGTFEAFDEARSRAARADDHITKPFESQVLLDKVKTLVGQKSNTMPASAATQVTAPSPVAAQPRAPAAPPGPGAPRPPGPGAPPPGMARPGGPPGPGAPPPGMARPGMPGPGGAPPGMARPGGPPGPGAPPPGMARPGGPPGPGAPPPGMGPRPGMPPAPGAPLPGMARPGMPGPGAPPPGMAPGARPGMPGPGAPPPGMARPGGPPGPGAPPPGMAGGLPRPPGAAPLPGAPAGRGRDPFGLGGGAPQPAPVAPQPVEANGLEELSLDEPIAPEPVAAPEYRPAAPAPSAPSADGGEALLREALSKASREVIEKIAWEVVPQLAETIIREELERLIKDRETKH
- a CDS encoding GGDEF domain-containing response regulator — translated: MARLLLVDDDKMARVLYGDSLRGVGHEVSTVATIAEAKEALEHGRYDVVVTDLLLPEGSGMEVLRYTKEHHPGIEVVVITGLDKVDPAVRALKSGAAEYLVKPVAPEVLQHAVNRALATRELLQENAALRRYVSLLETGQRISTTLDRGRLVTTTCAAFVGLAAASAVMLVQRDAQGKARVLGTQNLMGSSHENTLLTRLAPYLPTLSEARLLEGLPGAWPCGLAVPAQDGEDLLGCALLLYPSRPPSDIAEATSFLARSLALALRNQGRLAQVEDLAYLDDLTHLFNTRYLHLVLDREVKSAQQTHGAFSLLFLDLDYFKTVNDTLGHLMGSQLLVEMAHVLKGCVRDRDVAVRYGGDEYVVLLRGTDSSAALKVAERIRRAVEKHRFLVPEGHALSLSTCIGVASFPEHTQDKATLLDLADRAMYRGKKGSRNVVYLAGENLEATPPARHSQPTGG
- a CDS encoding response regulator, which produces MNILVVDDDVELCTLLSRFLEKHGYTVYSASDALQALDILERHDVGLIISDYRMPHMDGIQFTGMLKADPRHQGTSVILMTGNADGNVQDKGLRKGVAMTLEKPLDFNQLLNLVRFAE